One region of Miscanthus floridulus cultivar M001 chromosome 19, ASM1932011v1, whole genome shotgun sequence genomic DNA includes:
- the LOC136526198 gene encoding uncharacterized protein, which yields MKALLQKLGFGYVCIDVCKYDCALFWKDHEDDDHCPVCGFTRWKVNKEGKNKVPHKVLRYFPIIPRLRRLFISKQRAQYARWHKEKRVLVENEMRHPADGEAWKEFDNTFKSFADDPRSLRLAIATDGFNPFGQMTNSYSIWPVSLYDLPYWSKLKLQYNLDVVHIEKNICENILSTLLNIPNKTKDTIAARLDLEDRGIRKELHLQEDTGNSSSKPKACYVLTPEAKKKFLQFITRLNYKGTANVDEDLYSLACRPDRRVRSYTACIINGVRYHTMAREAHRKTQNSTIKTIGDHNDVTIDYYGTIRDIIELSYTKNSKGDRSVILLRCEWYNLEGRTYQMKDDGYFKSINIEGRWYKNDPFILATEASQVFFLEDTKFSSSWRVVQEFGHQHIFDVEESDGKQPIHEQVQMRCQEAYQEENTSSRDGTVGGIYPDMDLLHMDNQPSSPISRDLVESICGHQHTAQGDEIDNEDEDEDETFLEYHSPDEDNISKEDSDDD from the exons ATGAAAGCTCTACTTCAGAAGCTTGGTTTTGGTTATGTTTGTATTGATGTGTGCAAGTATGATTGTGCCTTATTTTGGAAGGACCATGAAGACGATGATCATTGCCCAGTTTGTGGCTTCACAAGATGGAAAGTGAACAAAGAGGGCAAAAATAAAGTTCCTCACAAGGTCCTCCGTTACTTTCCAATAATTCCACGCCTTCGAAGGCTTTTTATCTCAAAGCAGCGGGCACAGTATGCAAGATGGCACAAGGAAAAGAGGGTACTAGTTGAGAATGAAATGAGACATCCTGCTGATGGAGAAGCTTGGAAAGAATTTGATAATACTTTCAAGTCTTTTGCAGATGATCCCCGTAGTTTgaggttagccattgctactgatGGATTCAACCCATTTGGTCAGATGACCAATTCATACAGCATCTGGCCA GTTAGCTTGTATGATTTGCCATACTGGTCAAAATTGAAGCTGCAGTACAACCTTGATGTTGTGCACATAgagaaaaacatatgtgaaaacattttGTCAACTCTACTTAATATTCCAaacaagacaaaggacacaatCGCTGCTAGACTAGATTTGGAAGACAGAGGTATAAGAAAAGAGCTTCATTTGCAAGAAGACACTGGTAATTCATCCTCAAAGCCCAAAGCTTGTTACGTTCTAACACCAGAAGCAAAGAAGAAGTTCTTGCAGTTC ATTACCAGATTGAATTACAAAGGCACAGCAAATGTTGATGAAGACTTGTACTCACTCGCATGTCGACCGGATAGGCGTGTGCGATCATACACAGCTTGTATAATCAATGGGGTACGGTACCACACTATGGCTCGTGAGGCACACAGGAAAACACAAAACTCCACCATCAAGACTATAGGGGATCACAATGATGTCACTATTGACTACTATGGGACAATCAGAGACATTATTGAGTTGAGTTACACTAAGAACAGCAAAGGAGATAGATCTGTTATCTTATTACGGTGTGAATGGTACAATCTTGAGGGAAGGACATACCAAATGAAAGATGATGGTTACTTCAAGAGCATTAACATCGAAGGCCGATGGTATAAGAATGATCCTTTCATTCTAGCCACAGAAGCTTCACAAGTATTTTTCTTGGAAGATACAAAGTTCAGCTCATCTTGGCGAGTGGTACAAGAATTTGGCCACCAACATATATTTGATGTTGAAGAGTCCGACGGAAAGCAACCAATCCATGAACAAGTACAGATGAGATGTCAAGAGGCGTACCAAGAGGAGAATACTTCGTCTAGAGATGGTACAGTGGGAGGCATTTATCCTGATATGGATTTGTTGCACATGGACAATCAACCAAGCAGCCCTATTAGTAGAGACCTTGTCGAGAGCATCTGTGGACATCAACATACAGCTCAAGGTGATGAAATAGacaacgaagatgaagatgaagatgaaacctTCCTTGAGTACCATAGTCCAgatgaagacaacatatcaaaagaagacagtgatgatgaCTAG